Proteins encoded by one window of Acetivibrio thermocellus ATCC 27405:
- the rsfS gene encoding ribosome silencing factor translates to MESRELVEKIVSILEEKKAKDLNIIDIREISILADYFVICSGTSTTHIKTLADEVEEKMLEAGIELLHKEGYNSARWILLDYGEVVVHIFHEEDRQFYNLERLWADGVMKHRQ, encoded by the coding sequence TTGGAATCCAGGGAACTGGTCGAAAAGATTGTAAGCATACTCGAAGAGAAAAAAGCGAAGGATTTAAATATCATTGATATAAGAGAAATATCAATTCTTGCGGATTATTTTGTAATATGCAGCGGTACATCTACCACACATATAAAAACTCTTGCAGATGAAGTGGAAGAAAAAATGTTGGAGGCCGGTATAGAACTTCTGCATAAGGAAGGCTATAACAGCGCAAGGTGGATATTATTGGATTACGGAGAAGTTGTAGTTCACATTTTTCATGAAGAGGACAGGCAATTTTACAATCTTGAAAGGTTGTGGGCTGACGGCGTAATGAAGCACAGACAATAG
- a CDS encoding LytR C-terminal domain-containing protein, whose translation MAKKKVRRKKKNRGSGFFSVVLFLLLAAGCYFYFFKNSSVEVDNNFDALMARIMKTETTPAATSPSPAVNTAESTPGVEPVTSASAEKLSTESPQETENIQETPVVIQQKGASIHVINYTGQKNLGEEIRTTLENYGFVVSLGNGSSLKHVSSAIIEKKENVSGEELGNLLNIKRIRKEIDPSSRFDFIIILGDDFNP comes from the coding sequence ATGGCAAAGAAAAAGGTGAGGAGGAAAAAGAAAAACAGAGGCTCCGGTTTTTTTAGTGTTGTACTGTTTTTACTTTTGGCAGCAGGTTGTTATTTCTACTTTTTTAAAAACTCTTCGGTGGAAGTTGACAACAATTTCGATGCATTAATGGCAAGAATTATGAAAACGGAGACTACTCCTGCGGCCACAAGTCCTTCACCTGCAGTAAACACTGCAGAAAGCACTCCAGGTGTGGAGCCGGTTACTTCTGCTTCTGCGGAGAAGTTAAGCACGGAGAGTCCTCAGGAGACTGAGAATATTCAAGAGACGCCGGTTGTTATTCAGCAAAAAGGTGCAAGCATACATGTAATAAACTATACCGGACAAAAAAATCTTGGAGAAGAAATCAGGACGACCCTTGAAAACTATGGTTTTGTAGTAAGTTTGGGCAACGGAAGCTCTTTAAAACATGTCAGCTCTGCAATTATTGAGAAGAAAGAAAACGTATCGGGAGAGGAATTGGGAAACCTGTTAAATATAAAAAGAATCAGAAAGGAAATTGACCCAAGTTCACGATTTGATTTTATAATAATACTTGGAGATGACTTTAATCCTTGA
- the yqeK gene encoding bis(5'-nucleosyl)-tetraphosphatase (symmetrical) YqeK codes for MTIDEIKRKLESVLSPKRFEHSLGVMDTAINLAEKYGGNVEKAALAGILHDCAREIKGQAVFELCKKYHINVDYITLAQPELLHGPVGAVIAAEEYGIEDEDVLKAIECHTTGRENMTLLDKIIFIADYIEPGRKFPGVEEVRELAYRDLNRSILLSLDNTIRYVMNKGAFIHPDTILARNFIIKESRS; via the coding sequence ATGACGATAGATGAGATAAAACGAAAACTTGAAAGTGTTCTTTCTCCTAAAAGATTTGAGCATTCACTTGGAGTTATGGACACGGCAATAAACCTTGCGGAAAAATATGGCGGGAATGTGGAAAAGGCGGCCTTGGCAGGGATTTTGCACGATTGTGCAAGGGAAATAAAGGGACAGGCCGTATTTGAACTGTGTAAAAAGTATCATATAAATGTGGATTATATTACGTTGGCTCAGCCGGAGCTTTTGCACGGCCCTGTGGGTGCGGTTATTGCCGCCGAAGAGTATGGCATTGAAGATGAAGATGTACTTAAAGCCATTGAATGCCATACCACCGGCAGAGAGAATATGACTTTGCTGGACAAAATAATTTTTATTGCAGATTACATAGAACCGGGAAGAAAGTTTCCGGGGGTTGAGGAAGTAAGGGAGCTGGCTTATCGTGATTTGAACAGGTCCATACTGCTTTCTTTGGACAACACAATAAGATATGTAATGAACAAAGGAGCATTTATTCATCCGGACACTATTCTGGCCCGGAATTTTATAATCAAGGAGAGCAGGTCATAG
- the nadD gene encoding nicotinate-nucleotide adenylyltransferase produces MEVNVKRIGILGGTFDPIHNGHLIMAEIIRGAFELDRVLFIPSGNPPHKKNQTVTDAEHRYNMVCEALKGNPYFEKSRIEVDREGYTYTIDTLGILNEQYRGIADLYYIIGADVLYDLLTWKDYEKVFGICKFIAALRPGTGKEGFRERIKYLEDRFSASILEAEIPLIEISSTMIRNRVKEGKSIKYLVPETVENYIKKEGLYLK; encoded by the coding sequence ATGGAAGTAAATGTTAAGAGAATAGGCATACTGGGAGGAACATTTGATCCTATTCATAACGGCCATTTGATAATGGCGGAGATAATAAGGGGGGCTTTTGAACTCGACAGGGTGCTTTTTATACCTTCGGGCAACCCTCCCCATAAAAAAAATCAGACAGTAACCGATGCCGAACATCGGTACAATATGGTCTGTGAAGCTTTAAAGGGTAACCCTTATTTTGAGAAGTCAAGGATTGAGGTGGACAGGGAAGGGTATACTTATACGATAGACACCCTGGGCATTTTGAATGAGCAATACAGAGGAATTGCCGATTTGTATTACATAATTGGTGCGGATGTTTTGTATGACCTTCTTACATGGAAAGATTACGAGAAAGTGTTTGGAATCTGCAAGTTTATCGCGGCTTTAAGGCCTGGGACCGGCAAAGAAGGCTTCAGGGAACGGATAAAGTATCTTGAGGACAGATTTTCGGCGAGTATACTGGAGGCTGAAATACCTTTGATTGAAATATCTTCAACCATGATTAGAAACAGGGTAAAAGAAGGAAAATCCATAAAATACCTTGTTCCGGAAACGGTGGAGAACTATATAAAAAAAGAAGGATTGTATCTTAAATGA
- a CDS encoding IS30-like element ISCth2 family transposase, which yields MVIHCKMFNNQRKTLAKEYHELYMNNNTETRKNKHLNERERYAIELYLKEKYTVTEIAKRLGRHRRTIEREITRGTIYLQNSDLTYRKEYCADVAQRRYVENGKNKGPRLKIGNDHELVRYIESKIINEKYSPDAVIGQIKAKGLKFKTSICTKTLYNYIDRGDVFLRLTNKYLPVKKDGKKRIYQRVKKIALKNLKGSSIEERPKEVNDRKEYGHWEMDCVVGRKNSAAVLLVLSERKTREEIILKLPDKTQESVIKAIDELERKYRRKFREKFKTITVDNGTEFLDYRGIEKSKTEPGKDRTKVYYAHPYSSWERGTNENINKLIRRFIPKGTDISKVSKAKIKSIERWINEYPRRMFGYRSAIEMAV from the coding sequence ATGGTAATCCATTGTAAAATGTTTAATAACCAAAGAAAAACATTAGCAAAGGAGTACCATGAGTTATATATGAATAATAACACAGAAACAAGAAAAAACAAACACCTAAATGAAAGAGAAAGATACGCCATAGAGTTGTACCTAAAAGAAAAGTATACAGTAACGGAAATAGCAAAGAGGTTGGGCAGGCACAGAAGGACAATAGAAAGAGAAATAACCCGTGGGACAATATATTTACAAAATAGTGATTTAACATACAGAAAAGAGTATTGTGCAGATGTAGCCCAAAGGAGATATGTAGAGAACGGGAAGAATAAAGGTCCACGGTTAAAGATAGGAAATGACCATGAATTAGTGAGGTATATAGAATCAAAGATAATAAATGAAAAATATTCTCCTGATGCTGTTATTGGACAAATAAAAGCAAAGGGACTGAAGTTTAAAACGAGTATCTGCACGAAAACACTATATAACTACATTGATAGAGGGGATGTATTTTTAAGACTAACGAATAAATATTTGCCAGTGAAAAAGGATGGTAAAAAACGCATATATCAAAGGGTAAAGAAGATAGCACTGAAAAATCTTAAGGGAAGCAGCATAGAGGAAAGGCCGAAAGAAGTTAACGATAGGAAGGAATATGGACACTGGGAGATGGACTGTGTAGTAGGCAGAAAAAATAGCGCAGCAGTATTACTGGTATTAAGTGAACGAAAGACAAGAGAAGAAATAATTCTTAAACTACCAGACAAAACGCAGGAATCAGTAATCAAAGCAATAGATGAATTAGAAAGGAAGTATAGAAGGAAATTTAGGGAGAAGTTTAAAACGATAACAGTAGATAACGGGACAGAGTTTTTGGACTATAGAGGGATAGAGAAATCAAAAACAGAGCCAGGCAAGGACAGGACGAAAGTGTATTATGCTCATCCTTATAGTTCTTGGGAAAGAGGAACGAACGAAAATATTAATAAACTGATAAGAAGATTTATACCAAAAGGAACAGATATATCAAAAGTAAGTAAAGCAAAAATAAAAAGTATAGAGAGATGGATTAATGAATATCCAAGAAGAATGTTTGGTTATAGGTCAGCCATAGAAATGGCGGTATGA
- a CDS encoding GNAT family N-acetyltransferase: MEGIIEKALKEDLPDILNLQKKAFEKVAMEENNFNILPMTQTLESITEEYEKRLFLKYTLEGKIIGSVRAHLDNDNVCHIGRLIVHPEFQNRGIGKALMKEIESVFKNCTRYEIFTGLNSKNTVALYKKLGYVETSVKDVDGVFMVFMKKDNK, translated from the coding sequence ATGGAAGGCATTATTGAAAAAGCATTAAAAGAAGATTTGCCGGATATATTGAATTTACAAAAGAAAGCCTTTGAAAAGGTGGCAATGGAAGAAAACAATTTCAATATTCTTCCTATGACCCAGACCTTGGAAAGCATTACTGAGGAATATGAAAAAAGACTGTTTTTAAAGTATACATTGGAAGGGAAAATTATAGGTTCTGTGCGTGCTCATTTGGATAATGACAATGTTTGTCATATAGGAAGGCTGATTGTACATCCTGAGTTTCAAAACAGGGGGATTGGAAAAGCTTTAATGAAGGAAATTGAAAGTGTGTTTAAAAACTGTACACGATACGAAATTTTTACCGGATTAAACAGTAAAAATACTGTAGCTTTATATAAAAAATTGGGATATGTTGAAACAAGCGTAAAAGATGTTGACGGAGTATTTATGGTTTTTATGAAAAAGGATAACAAATAG
- a CDS encoding glycosyltransferase yields MNKELVSVSICVYNGEKYIESSIKSALAQTYQNIEIIVIDDGSTDRTGEIVKNYCPDVKYIYQENKGVSEARNTGLRHCSGNYIAWLDADDLYLPDKIKEQVDFLQQNKDIDCVYNDAFLIDAHDNLVKVLRSDYGNLAPNDFLAQLLFRQTIPCPPSTLYRRKCFENLRFIPGMRYAEDYWSSIQLAQRFKCGYLPKILYKYRRHDSNLTNNKEKQEEMEIKVVKSLGIDKIKDIVEKSSYPEHEKLLLLGKIFIKISEYEEACKALEKIQVPDYIQDRKTKFLKYFYLGNVNYLTKEYNKAKFCYEKSLRTDPGKAEAYNNLGAALYHLSETEEALENFNKALALKKEYLDPQNNLKNIKTGGDLKITIRELRENLMVY; encoded by the coding sequence TTGAATAAAGAGTTAGTTTCAGTAAGCATATGCGTTTACAATGGCGAAAAATATATAGAATCTTCTATAAAAAGCGCCCTTGCGCAAACATATCAAAACATAGAAATAATAGTAATTGATGATGGTTCGACGGACAGGACGGGCGAGATTGTAAAAAACTATTGTCCCGATGTTAAATATATCTATCAAGAGAATAAAGGTGTGTCAGAAGCCAGGAATACAGGACTTAGGCACTGCAGCGGAAATTATATTGCATGGTTGGATGCCGATGACTTATATTTACCGGATAAAATAAAAGAACAGGTTGATTTTTTACAACAGAATAAAGATATAGACTGTGTATACAATGACGCTTTTTTAATCGATGCTCACGACAACTTGGTTAAAGTGCTTAGAAGCGATTATGGCAATTTGGCTCCAAATGATTTTTTGGCACAGCTTCTTTTCAGACAAACCATTCCCTGTCCGCCAAGTACCTTGTATAGAAGAAAGTGTTTTGAAAACCTGCGTTTTATTCCCGGCATGAGGTATGCGGAAGATTATTGGAGCAGCATCCAACTGGCCCAAAGATTCAAATGTGGATATTTGCCTAAAATCCTCTACAAATACAGAAGGCATGACTCCAACCTGACCAATAACAAAGAAAAACAAGAAGAAATGGAAATCAAAGTAGTTAAAAGTCTTGGAATTGATAAAATAAAAGATATCGTAGAAAAGTCTTCTTATCCTGAGCATGAAAAGCTTTTATTGCTTGGTAAAATTTTTATCAAAATCAGTGAATACGAGGAAGCATGTAAAGCCTTGGAAAAAATCCAAGTCCCGGACTATATTCAGGACAGAAAAACGAAATTTTTAAAATACTTTTACCTGGGAAATGTAAACTATTTGACAAAAGAATATAACAAAGCAAAATTTTGCTACGAAAAATCGCTCCGAACAGACCCCGGCAAAGCAGAAGCATATAACAATTTGGGTGCGGCATTATATCACTTGTCAGAAACTGAGGAAGCACTTGAAAATTTTAATAAAGCACTCGCTTTGAAAAAAGAATATCTCGACCCTCAGAACAACTTAAAAAATATAAAAACAGGCGGGGATTTAAAAATTACAATCCGGGAGTTGAGAGAAAATTTGATGGTTTATTAG
- the purD gene encoding phosphoribosylamine--glycine ligase, whose protein sequence is MKVLVVGSGGREHALVWKIVQSPRVEKVYCAPGNGGISAIAECVPIKAMDIEGIVNFSKEKKIDMVVVAPDDPLAAGMVDALEEAGIRAFGPNKAAAVIESSKAFAKNLMKKYNIPTARYEIFENSADAINYLQDQKYPVVVKADGLALGKGVIIAQNFDEAKQAVQSIMEDKVFGEAGNKVVIEEFLVGQEVSMLAFTDGKTIKTMVSSQDHKRALDNDQGLNTGGMGTFSPSRIYTEEIDRYCMERIYKPTIEAMEKEGRKFKGVLYFGLIITKDGPKVLEYNARFGDPETQVVLPRLNTDIIDIFEAVIDERLDEVEISWNDSACVCVIMASGGYPKEYKTGYEISGIEDAERDANIVVFHAGTKRENGKYYTAGGRVLGVTAMENTLDEAIKKAYEGVGKIKFQDMHYRKDIGKK, encoded by the coding sequence ATGAAGGTACTGGTTGTAGGAAGCGGTGGCCGTGAGCATGCATTGGTATGGAAAATTGTTCAAAGTCCCAGGGTGGAGAAAGTGTACTGTGCTCCCGGCAACGGAGGAATTTCCGCAATAGCAGAGTGTGTGCCGATAAAGGCAATGGATATAGAGGGAATTGTAAACTTTTCGAAGGAAAAGAAAATTGACATGGTAGTGGTTGCGCCTGACGACCCTCTTGCAGCCGGTATGGTTGATGCTCTTGAGGAAGCGGGAATCAGAGCGTTTGGACCAAACAAGGCGGCGGCCGTGATTGAAAGCAGCAAGGCTTTTGCGAAAAATCTTATGAAGAAATACAATATACCCACTGCCAGATATGAAATTTTTGAAAACAGCGCCGATGCCATAAATTATTTACAGGATCAGAAATATCCGGTGGTTGTGAAAGCCGATGGTTTGGCGCTGGGCAAAGGTGTAATAATTGCACAGAATTTTGACGAGGCCAAACAAGCGGTTCAAAGCATCATGGAGGACAAGGTCTTTGGTGAAGCCGGAAACAAGGTGGTAATTGAAGAGTTTTTGGTGGGTCAGGAGGTATCAATGCTGGCCTTTACCGACGGAAAAACCATAAAGACCATGGTTTCCTCCCAGGACCACAAGAGGGCTTTGGACAATGACCAGGGGCTTAATACCGGAGGTATGGGAACATTTTCGCCCAGCAGGATATATACAGAGGAAATTGACAGGTACTGCATGGAAAGAATCTACAAGCCCACGATTGAGGCTATGGAGAAAGAAGGCAGGAAGTTTAAGGGAGTATTGTACTTTGGGCTTATTATCACAAAAGACGGCCCGAAAGTACTGGAGTATAATGCAAGATTCGGAGATCCGGAGACCCAGGTGGTGCTTCCAAGGCTTAATACCGACATAATTGATATATTTGAAGCTGTTATTGATGAAAGATTGGATGAAGTTGAAATAAGCTGGAATGACAGTGCATGTGTGTGCGTAATCATGGCTTCGGGAGGATACCCAAAAGAGTATAAAACCGGCTATGAGATATCAGGTATTGAAGATGCGGAAAGAGATGCCAACATAGTGGTCTTCCACGCAGGTACAAAGCGTGAAAACGGCAAATATTACACCGCAGGAGGACGTGTGCTGGGAGTTACGGCCATGGAAAACACTTTGGATGAGGCAATAAAGAAGGCTTACGAGGGCGTAGGAAAGATTAAGTTCCAGGATATGCACTATCGAAAGGATATAGGAAAAAAGTAG
- the purH gene encoding bifunctional phosphoribosylaminoimidazolecarboxamide formyltransferase/IMP cyclohydrolase — MIKRALISVSDKTGIVEMARELQSMGVDIISTGGTAKTLSDAGIKVINISDVTGFPECLDGRVKTLHPKVHAGILAIRSNEEHMRQLKELNIETIDMVIINLYPFKQTILKENVDLSEAIENIDIGGPTMIRAAAKNYQDVVVIVDPSDYAAVLEELKTTKDVSLKTKFKLAYKVFEHTSHYDTLIAKYLREQIGEDEFPQTLSLTFEKVQDMRYGENPHQKAVFYKEVGANVGCITAAKQLHGKELSYNNINDANGAIEIIKEFDEPTVVAVKHANPCGVASASNIYDAYIKAYEADPVSIFGGIIAANREIDEKTAEEINKIFVEIVIAPSFTEGALKILTQKKNIRLLQLEDISAKIPKGTYDMKKVPGGLLVQNYNSELLNMDDLKVVTEKKPTQEELEDLIFAMKVVKHTKSNGIALAKGKQTIGVGPGQTNRVTACKIAIEYGGERTKGAVLASDAFFPFADCVEAAAAAGITAIIQPGGSIRDQESIDACNKYGIAMVFTGMRHFKH; from the coding sequence ATGATAAAGCGTGCACTGATAAGTGTATCCGACAAGACGGGAATTGTTGAAATGGCCCGTGAACTTCAAAGCATGGGAGTTGATATTATTTCCACCGGTGGTACTGCAAAGACATTGAGTGATGCCGGTATAAAGGTAATAAACATATCGGATGTTACCGGTTTTCCGGAATGTCTTGACGGAAGGGTAAAAACCCTTCATCCCAAAGTTCATGCGGGAATTCTTGCAATAAGAAGCAATGAGGAACATATGAGACAGCTGAAAGAGCTTAACATAGAGACAATAGACATGGTAATCATCAATCTTTATCCGTTCAAGCAGACGATATTAAAAGAAAACGTTGACCTTTCGGAGGCAATTGAAAATATTGATATAGGCGGACCTACAATGATTAGAGCTGCGGCAAAGAATTATCAGGACGTGGTTGTAATTGTTGACCCTTCAGACTATGCTGCCGTATTGGAAGAGCTTAAGACTACGAAGGATGTATCATTGAAAACCAAGTTCAAGCTGGCATATAAAGTGTTTGAACATACAAGTCATTATGATACTTTAATTGCAAAGTATTTAAGAGAGCAAATCGGAGAAGACGAGTTCCCTCAAACCCTTTCTCTGACCTTTGAAAAGGTCCAGGATATGAGATATGGTGAAAATCCCCACCAAAAAGCGGTGTTCTATAAAGAAGTGGGAGCGAATGTCGGCTGTATAACGGCTGCAAAACAGCTGCACGGAAAGGAACTTTCCTATAACAATATAAATGATGCAAACGGTGCCATAGAAATCATAAAAGAGTTTGACGAACCCACCGTGGTGGCGGTGAAACATGCAAATCCGTGTGGTGTGGCAAGTGCTTCAAATATATATGATGCTTATATAAAGGCATATGAGGCGGATCCTGTGTCCATATTCGGCGGTATTATTGCGGCCAACAGGGAAATTGACGAAAAAACGGCCGAGGAAATAAACAAGATTTTTGTTGAGATAGTTATCGCACCGTCCTTTACTGAAGGGGCATTAAAAATTCTTACCCAGAAGAAGAACATAAGACTGCTTCAGCTTGAGGACATTTCGGCTAAAATTCCAAAGGGAACTTATGACATGAAGAAAGTGCCGGGAGGCTTGCTGGTGCAAAATTACAACAGTGAACTTCTTAATATGGACGATTTGAAAGTTGTTACGGAAAAGAAACCTACCCAGGAAGAATTGGAAGATCTCATTTTTGCCATGAAAGTTGTAAAGCATACCAAATCCAACGGTATTGCGCTGGCAAAGGGCAAGCAGACTATTGGAGTCGGACCGGGTCAGACCAACAGAGTAACGGCCTGCAAGATTGCCATTGAATATGGCGGGGAAAGGACAAAAGGAGCCGTTCTTGCATCGGATGCCTTCTTCCCGTTTGCTGACTGTGTTGAGGCGGCAGCTGCTGCGGGCATTACTGCAATTATCCAGCCCGGAGGCTCGATAAGGGATCAGGAATCCATTGATGCATGCAACAAGTATGGCATTGCAATGGTATTTACGGGAATGAGACATTTTAAGCATTGA
- the purN gene encoding phosphoribosylglycinamide formyltransferase produces MLRIGVLVSGGGTNLQAIIDRIESGYIKDCSIVTVVSSKPNVYALERAKKHNIPAVCIARKDYPSVHEYGEALIQHFERCEVGLIVMAGFLSILGENFVKRFENRIINIHPSLIPAFCGKGYYGIIPHQKALEYGVKVTGATVHFVDVEADSGPIILQKAVYIRDDDTPETLQKRVMEEAEWEILPEAIKLFAEGRLEIDGRKVRIKDN; encoded by the coding sequence ATGTTAAGAATTGGTGTGTTGGTTTCCGGAGGGGGAACAAATCTTCAGGCTATAATTGATAGAATTGAAAGCGGCTATATAAAGGACTGCTCGATTGTTACCGTTGTGTCGAGCAAACCCAATGTGTATGCCCTTGAAAGAGCCAAAAAACACAATATTCCGGCGGTTTGCATTGCCAGAAAAGATTATCCTTCGGTGCATGAATACGGGGAAGCGCTGATACAGCATTTTGAACGCTGCGAAGTGGGCCTTATTGTTATGGCGGGATTTTTGTCCATACTGGGAGAAAACTTTGTAAAACGGTTTGAAAACAGGATAATCAACATTCATCCTTCTTTGATACCTGCTTTCTGCGGCAAAGGCTATTATGGCATAATTCCTCATCAGAAGGCGCTGGAATACGGGGTCAAAGTGACCGGAGCAACGGTCCATTTTGTTGACGTTGAAGCCGACAGCGGACCTATTATTCTGCAGAAAGCTGTGTACATAAGGGACGATGACACTCCCGAAACTCTCCAGAAGAGGGTGATGGAGGAGGCGGAGTGGGAAATTCTCCCTGAGGCCATAAAGCTTTTTGCCGAAGGAAGGCTTGAAATCGATGGAAGGAAAGTTAGAATTAAGGATAATTAA
- the purM gene encoding phosphoribosylformylglycinamidine cyclo-ligase: MTTYKDAGVDVEAGYEAVRLMRNDVKRTFRPEVLTDIGGFGGLFGLNKDKYSEPVLVSGTDGVGTKLKIAFLLDKHDTVGIDCVAMCVNDIVCSGAEPLFFLDYIALGKNRPEKVAQIVKGIADGCVEAGCALIGGETAEMPGFYPEDEYDLAGFAVGIVEKSKIIDGSKIKAGDKLIGLASSGIHSNGYSLVRKILAPTAKKLAEEIKMLGTTLGEELIKPTRLYVKTILDLKEKFEIKGIAHITGGGFIENIPRMLPQGLGVKVVRGSWPVLPIFTLLKDLGNLDEMDMYNTFNMGIGMTIAVDAEIANSVVEYLNKDKEQAYIIGEVVSDKEGLEIC; the protein is encoded by the coding sequence ATGACTACATATAAAGATGCGGGTGTTGATGTGGAAGCCGGTTATGAAGCGGTCAGGCTTATGAGAAATGATGTAAAAAGGACATTCAGGCCTGAGGTGCTTACTGATATAGGTGGCTTTGGTGGATTGTTTGGCTTAAACAAAGATAAATATTCGGAACCCGTTCTTGTATCAGGAACTGATGGCGTGGGTACAAAACTGAAAATTGCTTTCCTGCTGGACAAGCATGATACCGTTGGTATTGACTGTGTGGCGATGTGTGTAAATGATATTGTGTGCAGTGGTGCGGAACCTCTGTTTTTCCTCGACTATATAGCCTTGGGCAAAAACCGTCCCGAAAAAGTGGCTCAGATTGTGAAAGGTATAGCCGACGGATGTGTTGAAGCAGGATGTGCCCTAATCGGAGGAGAAACGGCGGAAATGCCGGGATTTTATCCTGAGGATGAATATGATTTGGCCGGATTTGCGGTCGGAATAGTGGAAAAAAGCAAGATTATAGACGGCAGTAAAATCAAGGCGGGGGACAAATTAATAGGACTTGCGTCATCAGGTATTCACAGCAATGGATATTCCCTTGTAAGGAAGATTTTGGCGCCTACTGCGAAAAAACTTGCGGAAGAGATTAAGATGCTTGGAACCACTTTGGGTGAAGAGCTTATAAAGCCCACAAGACTGTATGTCAAGACGATCCTGGATTTGAAAGAAAAGTTTGAAATCAAGGGAATTGCCCATATTACAGGCGGAGGATTCATTGAAAACATACCGAGAATGCTGCCTCAAGGTTTGGGAGTCAAAGTAGTCAGGGGTAGCTGGCCTGTACTTCCGATATTCACTCTCTTAAAAGATCTTGGAAACCTTGACGAAATGGATATGTACAATACCTTTAACATGGGAATAGGTATGACAATTGCCGTGGATGCTGAAATTGCAAACAGTGTTGTGGAGTATTTGAACAAGGATAAAGAGCAGGCTTACATAATCGGAGAAGTTGTATCAGACAAGGAAGGGCTTGAAATATGTTAA